The following proteins are co-located in the Camelina sativa cultivar DH55 chromosome 12, Cs, whole genome shotgun sequence genome:
- the LOC104733798 gene encoding LOW QUALITY PROTEIN: putative methyl-CpG-binding domain protein 12 (The sequence of the model RefSeq protein was modified relative to this genomic sequence to represent the inferred CDS: inserted 1 base in 1 codon) translates to MSSAGSGNESNNSPVDQNPDETIRHELNTLPWDALIGSEEAKCIQSKTKPPVIKDLMVQCGRCHKWRLIPSMEKYEILREKHVENPFVCETASEWKPNMSCDVPGDKTSCSIWAIDVPSIPRPPTGWKRIVKVRRESAXKFADVYYYPPSPLSKERLRSPSEVKKFLNDHPEYIREGVNLSQFSFQLPRPLADNYVKKRTRQDSTLQKVQNINNIIFFARSTPEPWSLSNGNPEKPKPRYEKHDDMQYGCPLDINDPG, encoded by the exons ATGTCGTCAGCTGGCAGTGGAAACGAATCCAACAACAGTCCGGTTGATCAAAATCCTGATGAGACTATACGTCATGAGCTCAACACCCTTCCATGGGATGCGCTTATAGGATCAGAGGAAGCGAAATGTATCCAATCCAAAACTAAGCCTCCCGTCATCAAGGATTTAATGGTTCAGTGTGGGCGTTGTCACAAATGGAGACTCATACCCTCGATGGAGAAGTATGAAATCTTAAGGGAAAAACATGTCGAAAACCCCTTTGTCTGTGAGACAGCTTCCGAGTGGAAGCCAAATATGTCTTGTGATGTTCCTGGAGATAAAACATCATGTAGTATCTGGGCTATTGATGTGCCTAGCATCCCTCGCCCGCCGACCGGCTGGAAACGTATAGTAAAGGTTCGGCGTGAGAGTG AAAAATTCGCCGATGT CTACTATTATCCTCCTTCTCCATTATCAAAAGAGAGGCTTCGATCACCATCCGAAgtcaaaaa GTTCTTGAATGACCACCCCGAATACATAAGAGAAGGTGTTAATCTTTCTCAATTCTCCTTCCAATTGCCAAGACCCCTTGCCGATAACTATGTGAAGAAGCGTACTCGTCAA GACAGTACCCTCCAAAAAGTCCAAAATATCAATAACATCATCTTCTTTGCCCGGAGTACGCCCGAGCCGTGGTCACTCAGCAACGGTAACCCAGAAAAACCGAAACCGAGATACGAGAAGCATGATGACATGCAATatg gaTGTCCATTGGATATAAATGATCCAGGTTAG
- the LOC104732557 gene encoding phytochrome C-like has translation MSSNTSGSCSTRSRPNSRVSSQVLVDAKLNRSFEEAERLFDYSASVNLNMPSSSCEIPSSAVSTYLQKIQRGMLIQPFGCLIVVDEKSLKVIAFSENTQEMLGLTPHTVPSMEQREALSIGTDVNSLFQSPGCSALQKAVEFGEISILNPITLHCKSSSKPFYAILHRIEEGLVIDLEPVSPDEVPVTTAGALRSYKLAAKSISRLQALPSGNMSLLCDALVKEVSELTGYDRVMVYKFHEDGHGEVVAECCREDMEPYLGLHYSATDIPQASRFLFMRNKVRMICDCSAVPVKVVQDKSLSQPISLSGSTLRAPHGCHAQYMSNMGSVASLAMSVTINGSDSDEMNIDLQTGRHLWGLVVCHHASPRFVPFPLRYACEFLTQVFGVQINKEAESAVLLKEKRILQTQSVLCDMLFRNAPIGIVTQSPNIMDLVKCDGAALYYKEKLWSLGVTPTETQIRDLIDWVLKSNGGNTGFTTESLMESGYPDASVLGESICGMAAVYITEKDFLFWFRSSTAKQIKWGGARHDPNDRDGKRMHPRSSFKAFMEIVRWKSMPWDDMELDAINSLQLIIKGSLQEEHSKTAVDVPPVDNRVQKVDELCVIVNEMVRLIDTAAVPIFAVDASGVINGWNSKAAEVTGLAVEQAIGKPVSELVEEDNAETVKNMLALALEGSEERGAEIRIRAFGPKRKSSPVDLVVNTCCSRDTANNVLGVCFIGQDVTGQKTLIENYSRVQGDYARIMWSPSTLIPPIFMTNENGLCSEWNDAMQKLSGIKRDEVVNKMLLGEVFTSNDYGCRLKDHDTLTKLRIALNAVGSGQENIEKLFFGFYHRDGNFIEALLSANKRTDIEGKVTGILCFLQVPSPELQYALQVQQISEQAIACTLNKLAYLRHEVKDPEKAISFLQDLLHSSGLSEEQKQLLRASVLCREQLAKVISDSDIEGIEQGYVELGCSEFSLQESLEAVVKQVTELSIERKVQIICDYPQEVSSMRLYGDNLRLQQILSETLLSSIRFTPAWKGLCVSFKVMARIEAIGKRMKRVEIEFRIIHPAPGLPEDLVREMFQPLRKGTSREGLGLHITQKLVKLMERGTLRYLRESEMSAFVILTQFPLV, from the exons ATGTCATCGAATACTTCAGGAAGCTGTTCTACTCGATCTAGACCAAACTCCCGAGTTTCTTCACAGGTCCTTGTCGATGCAAAGCTAAACAGAAGTTTCGAAGAAGCTGAGCGTTTGTTTGACTACTCAGCTTCAGTTAACTTGAACATGCCGAGTTCGTCATGTGAGATACCTTCTTCAGCTGTCTCAACTTACTTACAGAAGATTCAGAGAGGGATGTTGATTCAGCCCTTCGGTTGTTTAATCGTTGTTGATGAGAAAAGCCTCAAAGTTATTGCCTTTAGTGAAAACACTCAAGAGATGTTGGGTTTGACTCCACATACTGTGCCAAGTATGGAGCAGCGTGAAGCTCTCAGTATAGGAACTGATGTGAATTCATTGTTTCAGTCTCCAGGTTGTTCTGCTTTGCAGAAAGCTGTTGAATTTGGTGAGATTAGTATTCTGAATCCCATCACGCTTCATTGTAAGTCTTCAAGTAAGCCCTTTTATGCGATTTTGCATCGGATTGAAGAGGGTCTTGTTATAGATTTGGAGCCAGTCAGTCCGGATGAGGTGCCAGTTACTACTGCTGGGGCTTTGAGATCGTATAAGCTTGCAGCTAAATCGATTTCAAGGTTGCAGGCGTTGCCTAGTGGGAATATGTCGTTGTTATGTGATGCCCTTGTCAAGGAAGTTAGTGAATTAACAGGTTATGATAGGGTGATGGTGTATAAGTTTCATGAAGATGGGCATGGGGAAGTGGTCGCCGAATGCTGCAGGGAAGACATGGAACCTTATCTTGGGTTACATTACTCTGCCACTGATATACCCCAAGCTTCGAGATTTCTCTTTATGAGAAACAAGGTTAGGATGATTTGTGATTGCTCAGCTGTTCCGGTTAAAGTAGTTCAAGACAAGAGTCTCTCACAGCCAATAAGTCTTTCTGGATCTACTTTGAGAGCTCCTCATGGCTGTCACGCACAATATATGAGTAATATGGGCTCAGTAGCGTCTCTTGCCATGTCCGTAACAATCAATGGTAGCGATAGTGATGAGATGAACATAGATCTACAGACTGGCAGACACTTATGGGGCTTGGTGGTTTGTCATCACGCAAGTCCTAGATTCGTGCCTTTTCCGTTAAGATATGCTTGTGAATTCTTGACTCAAGTATTTGGTGTGCAGATCAACAAAGAAGCGGAATCAGCTGTTCTGTTGAAAGAGAAGCGTATTTTGCAAACTCAGAGTGTGCTATGTGACATGCTTTTTCGCAATGCACCCATAGGTATAGTCACTCAATCACCAAATATAATGGATCTTGTTAAATGTGATGGAGCAGCCCTTTATTACAAAGAGAAACTCTGGTCTCTGGGGGTTACTCCGACAGAGACACAAATTAGAGATCTGATCGATTGGGTTCTCAAAAGTAATGGAGGAAATACTGGCTTTACCACTGAAAGTCTAATGGAGTCTGGCTATCCGGATGCTTCTGTTCTTGGGGAGTCAATCTGTGGAATGGCTGCCGTATATATTACCGAAAAAGATTTCCTTTTCTGGTTCCGGTCTAGCACTGCAAAACAGATCAAGTGGGGTGGTGCAAGACATGATCCCAATGACAGAGATGGTAAGAGGATGCATCCTAGATCCTCGTTCAAGGCTTTTATGGAAATAGTAAGGTGGAAAAGTATGCCATGGGATGACATGGAATTGGACGCAATTAATTCTCTGCAGCTAATAATAAAAGGCTCGTTGCAAGAGGAGCATTCAAAGACTGCTGTGGATGTCCCGCCTGTGGATAATAGGGTTCAGAAGGTAGATGAATTGTGTGTTATCGTGAATGAAATGGTGCGTTTGATTGATACAGCCGCTGTTCCAATATTTGCGGTTGATGCCTCTGGTGTTATAAATGGTTGGAATTCAAAAGCGGCCGAGGTAACTGGATTGGCAGTTGAACAAGCAATAGGCAAACCTGTATCAGAACTTGTTGAGGAAGATAATGCAGAAACCGTTAAGAACATGTTAGCATTGGCACTTGAAG GTAGTGAAGAACGTGGTGCTGAAATCAGGATCAGAGCATTTGGTCCTAAAAGGAAAAGCAGTCCAGTTGATTTAGTTGTCAACACTTGCTGTAGCAGAGATACGGCAAATAATGTTCTTGGTGTATGCTTCATTGGACAAGATGTTACAGGCCAGAAAACACTTATTGAAAACTACAGCCGTGTGCAAGGAGATTATGCCAGAATCATGTGGAGCCCTTCAACACTCATTCCGCCAATTTTTATGACCAATGAGAATGGATTATGCTCAGAGTGGAACGATGCAATGCAGAAGCTCTCTGGGATAAAGAGAGATGAAGTTGTCAATAAAATGCTTCTCGGGGAGGTTTTTACCTCAAATGATTATGGTTGCCGTCTTAAAGACCATGACACATTAACTAAACTGAGAATAGCTTTGAATGCTGTGGGTTCTGGCCAGGAGAACATAGAGAAGCTTTTCTTTGGCTTCTACCATCGTGATGGTAACTTCATAGAGGCATTGCTTTCAGCAAACAAAAGGACTGATATTGAGGGAAAGGTTACTGGGATTTTGTGCTTTTTGCAAGTACCTAGTCCAGAACTCCAATATGCTCTACAGGTTCAGCAAATATCAGAGCAGGCGATTGCCTGCACGCTCAATAAATTGGCATATCTCCGCCATGAAGTGAAGGACCCCGAAAAGGCAATCTCCTTCCTTCAAGATTTGCTACATTCATCTGGATTAAGTGAAGAGCAAAAGCAGCTCTTGAGGGCAAGTGTTTTATGCAGGGAGCAGTTAGCCAAAGTCATAAGCGACTCAGACATAGAGGGGATCGAACAAGG CTATGTGGAACTGGGTTGCAGCGAATTCAGCCTGCAAGAATCCCTAGAAGCAGTTGTAAAACAAGTGACGGAGCTCAGCATAGAACGTAAAGTTCAGATCATCTGCGACTATCCTCAAGAAGTTTCATCAATGAGACTGTATGGAGACAACCTAAGGCTTCAGCAGATCCTCTCAGAGACACTGTTAAGCAGCATACGATTCACGCCTGCATGGAAGGGATTATGCGTGTCATTCAAGGTAATGGCGCGGATAGAAGCTATAGggaaaagaatgaaaagagTGGAGATAGAGTTCAGGATAATACACCCGGCACCGGGGCTACCTGAGGATCTGGTAAGAGAGATGTTTCAGCCGTTGAGGAAGGGAACATCAAGGGAAGGTTTAGGACTACACATCACCCAGAAGCTGGTGAAACTCATGGAGAGAGGAACGTTGAGGTACCTGAGAGAGTCTGAAATGTCAGCCTTTGTGATCCTCACACAATTTCCCTTGGTTTGA
- the LOC104732558 gene encoding uncharacterized protein LOC104732558 has translation MVELLFLLSFLVELQSNCFHMNLESIKIKEGVSYISLLFKRPVSWLSFLAPLLLHIVGLRFSQILATSAALFLSSFFFPLTIQKPNSKVQDLSQHDQHSLGESEVSTTTTDDTVKNNDEEDGTIPDEESLIELSLPSGHYVGHHYSTMIGQQDQKVMYNNIPDFRLIQLSAEYEDDNLIEIDISIGSIKCSRFQIKA, from the coding sequence ATGGTTGAACTCttgtttcttctatcttttttgGTGGAGCTACAAAGTAACTGCTTTCATATGAATCTTGAGAgcataaaaatcaaagaaggGGTGAGTTATATTTCATTGCTTTTTAAGAGACCAGTTTCATGGTTGTCTTTTCTTGCCCCACTACTTCTTCACATCGTAGGACTTCGCTTCTCGCAAATCCTAGCTACCTCAGCTGCTTTGTTCttgtcatctttcttcttccctctcacaatccaaaaaccaaactcCAAGGTTCAAGATCTTAGTCAACACGATCAGCACTCTCTAGGAGAGAGTGAAGTATCTACGACGACCACTGATGATACTGTCAAAAATAATGACGAAGAAGACGGAACAATCCCTGATGAGGAAAGCCTCATAGAGCTCTCCTTACCTAGTGGTCACTACGTTGGCCACCACTACAGTACTATGATTGGACAACAAGATCAAAAGGTCATGTACAACAACATCCCAGATTTCAGGCTTATCCAACTATCAGCCGAGTATGAAGACGATAATCTGATCGAAATCGACATTTCCATCGGATCCATCAAGTGTTCAAGGTTCCAGATCAAAGCCTGA
- the LOC104732559 gene encoding protein RRP6-like 2 yields the protein MSDGNMDVDDSPLSWKVKSLEALVDGSFSKSLSKLSSSSRLIPASRDFHFYYNFDEFKRPIDEIAGTSQSALETIGDSEQVWEKSMKFPGDVDEVEAEDWLCNVNDEFIERFDVSVDEFKRIRKKEEEIGRPVAYDGDDGFQMVYGKKKKPVGNVITGSAAKNTNGGGSMIDVKLAERERNSSGKAKVPFHVPTIKKPQEEYNILVNNANQPFEHVWLERSEDDQRVMHPLEKLSVIDFVDKDVNEMEPVKPLSLEETPFKFVQDVKDLKELVAKLRSVEEFAVDLEHNQYRSFQGLTCLMQISTRTEDYIVDTFKLRIHIGPYLREIFKDPKKKKVMHGADRDIIWLQRDFGIYVCNLFDTGQASRVLNLERNSLEFLLQHFCGVTANKEYQNADWRIRPIPEEMIRYAREDTHYLLYIYDGMRLELQRMAKDDAHTDSPLLEVYKRSYDVCTQLYEKELLTENSYLHVYGLQAAGFKAAQLAIVAGLCEWRDFIARAEDESTGYVLPNKVLLDIAKEMPLSVGKLRRMLKTKHPYIERNVDSVVSVIRQSVQNYAAFESAALSLKDASPGTVMDKNIEPIIEKKDVYTGDVASPSLKDNSLQVESTRGLNTVAASTSEGRDLGTGLFGSAKVSAAVRISKKPSSGLGALLGSAASKKKFRTDEKVKEDVKLEQIRSSVNLSFPSFTEKLPESRSATGTSKLHGKPEEVSTTMPASVPKEDGVTKLKDDSEEASEIVGTSGRVSVSEVSSSETGDIILLENDDGDAKKVETEDEPMSLSELSTNFQKCFNSMKKSNKAQKQTEFINIEPFDYEAARKELKFGEGQKGRQGKKEAGAGQKKKGSGPEQSEFGQGKRRQAFPASGNRSATFKS from the exons ATGAGCGACGGTAACATGGACGTCGACGATTCACCGCTTTCTTGGAAGGTAAAGTCCCTGGAAGCATTAGTCGATGGTTCTTTCTCGAAGTCTCTCTCGAAACTCTCATCGTCTTCCCGTTTGATTCCGGCGAGTAGAGATTTCCATTTTTACTACAATTTCGATGAGTTCAAACGCCCAATCGATGAGATAGCTGGAACCTCGCAGTCGGCTCTCGAGACGATCGGTGATTCCGAGCAGGTTTGGGAGAAATCGATGAAGTTCCCTGGCGATGTTGATGAAGTTGAAGCCGAGGATTGGCTTTGTAACGTGAATGATGAATTTATCGAGAGATTTGATGTTTCGGTTGATGAGTTTAAGAGGAttaggaagaaagaagaggaaattgGTCGGCCTGTGGCTTACGATGGGGATGATGGGTTTCAGATGGTttatgggaagaagaagaagccggtTGGTAATGTGATTACTGGCTCGGCGGCTAAGAATACTAACGGTGGTGGTTCAATGATTGATGTTAAGTTGGCTGAGAGGGAGAGGAATTCATCTGGCAAAGCTAAAGTTCCTTTCCATGTACCAACCATAAAGAAGCCTCAAGAGGAGTATAATATCTTGGTGAACAACGCTAATCAACCGTTTGAGCATGTTTGGTTGGAGCGGAGCGAAGACGATCAGCGGGTTATGCATCCCCTG GAGAAACTTTCAGTGATTGACTTCGTTGACAAAGATGTAAACGAGATGGAACCTGTTAAGCCCCTTTCATTGGAAGAGACTCCATTCAAGTTTGTTCAAGATGTGAAAGATCTGAAAGAATTAGTTGCTAAATTGCGTAGTGTTGAAGAGTTTGCG GTTGATCTGGAGCATAATCAGTATCGATCTTTTCAAGGATTGACATGCTTGATGCAAATTTCCACCAGAACAGAGGATTACATAGTTGATACATTTAAGCTTCGTATTCACATTGGTCCTTACCTAAGGGAGATATTCAAAgaccctaaaaagaaaaag GTAATGCATGGAGCAGATCGAGATATTATCTGGCTTCAACGGGACTTCGGCATATATGTCTGCAATCTCTTTGACACAGGACAG GCCTCAAGGGTGCTAAATTTGGAGAGAAATAGCCTGGAGTTTCTTTTGCAACATTTTTGTGGAGTTACTGCAAATAAAGA ATACCAAAATGCAGACTGGAGAATACGACCCATTCCAGAGGAAATGATAAG ATATGCAAGAGAAGATACCCACTACCTTTTGTACATATATGATGGAATGAGACTAGAACTGCAAAGAATGGCAAAGGATGACGCGCATACTGATTCTCCTCTGCTTGAG GTCTACAAACGGAGTTATGATGTGTGCACACAACTATATGAGAAAGAGCTATTGACCGAGAATTCATATCTTCATGTCTatgg GCTTCAAGCAGCCGGCTTCAAAGCAGCTCAACTTGCCATTGTTGCG ggGCTCTGTGAATGGAGGGATTTCATTGCACGTGCAGAGGACGAGAGCACTGGTTATGTGTTACCAAACAAAGTTCTCCTTGATATAG CCAAGGAGATGCCTCTTAGTGTTGGAAAATTGCGTCGGATGTTGAAAACAAAGCATCCTTATATCGAGCGGAATGTTGATTCAGTGGTCAGTGTCATCAGGCAGTCGGTGCAAAATTATGCTGCATTTGAGTCTGCTGCTCTATCTTTAAAAGATGCGTCTCCTGGAACT GTAATGGATAAGAATATTGAACCTATTATTGAGAAGAAAGACGTTTACACAGGAGATGTAGCTTCTCCAAGTTTGAAGGATAATTCTTTGCAAGTTGAAAGTACCAGAGGCCTAAATACGGTTGCAGCAAGTACTAGTGAAGGGAGAGATTTAGGCACCGGCTTGTTTGGTTCTGCTAAG GTTTCTGCGGCTGTTCGGATCTCTAAGAAACCAAGCAGTGGTTTAGGAGCATTGCTGGGAAGTGCAGCATCGAAGAAGAAATTTCGAACTGATGAGAAG GTGAAGGAAGATGTGAAGCTCGAACAGATAAGATCATCTGTAAACCTGTCATTCCCTTCGTTTACAGAAAAACTTCCCGAGTCAAGGTCAGCTACTGGAACATCGAAGCTTCATGGGAAGCCTGAAGAGGTGTCCACTACTATGCCAGCCTCTGTTCCCAAGGAAGATGGTGTGACAAAGTTGAAAGATGATTCAGAAGAAGCCTCAGAAATTGTTGGTACTTCGGGTAGAGTTTCAGTGTCTGAAGTATCTAGTTCCGAGACTGGTGATATTATACTATTAGaaaatgatgatggtgatgcgAAAAAAGTTGAGACTGAAGATGAACCAATGTCTCTCTCGGAGTTGTCCACAAACTTTCAGAAGTGCTTTAACTCCATGAAAAAGAGCAACAAGGCCCAAAAGCAGACCGAGTTTATAAACATAGAGCCGTTTGATTATGAAGCAGCAAGGAAAGAGTTGAAATTTGGGGAAGGGCAAAAGGGCAGACAAGGAAAGAAAGAAGCTGGAGCAGGTCAGAAAAAGAAGGGGTCTGGTCCGGAGCAGTCAGAGTTTGGTCAAGGAAAACGTCGTCAAGCCTTTCCGGCATCCGGGAACCGAAGTGCGACCTTTAAAAGTTAG